In Treponema denticola, one genomic interval encodes:
- a CDS encoding MBL fold metallo-hydrolase — translation MENNGIDGIVLYEDADHKFIWLGSESKQRKGAVQTMQYLIIDRGRGVLLDPGGVHLFSRVVTAVSRFISVDKIDTIFFSHQDPDVSSGIALWLGITKAKIYISSLWVRFMPHFGIVDLSRIVPIPDKGMSISLPSGSNMRCIPSHFMHSPGQFGLYDERSRILFSGDIGAAVFDDDDEPSFVEDFEKHIPLIEGFHVRYMASNKIVSKWVETIRRLKPVMIAPQHGAIYKDEQVNNFLNWLSGLKCGTDYIENLF, via the coding sequence TCATAAATTTATATGGCTGGGCTCGGAGAGCAAACAGAGAAAGGGTGCTGTGCAGACAATGCAGTACCTTATTATAGACAGGGGGCGGGGCGTTCTTCTTGACCCGGGCGGAGTACATCTTTTTTCCAGAGTTGTTACTGCTGTAAGCCGCTTTATTTCCGTGGATAAAATCGATACTATTTTCTTTTCACATCAAGACCCCGATGTTTCTTCGGGTATAGCTTTATGGCTGGGCATTACCAAGGCGAAAATATATATTTCTTCGCTTTGGGTTCGATTTATGCCTCACTTCGGTATAGTCGATCTTTCGAGAATAGTTCCGATACCTGACAAAGGGATGAGTATATCGCTTCCCTCAGGCTCGAATATGAGGTGTATTCCTTCACATTTTATGCATTCTCCCGGACAGTTCGGTTTATATGATGAGCGCTCCCGTATTCTTTTTAGCGGGGATATAGGAGCCGCCGTTTTTGATGATGACGATGAACCTTCCTTTGTAGAAGATTTTGAAAAGCACATTCCTTTGATTGAAGGCTTTCATGTCAGGTATATGGCTTCCAATAAGATTGTCAGCAAATGGGTTGAAACGATACGCCGTTTAAAGCCGGTTATGATAGCTCCGCAGCATGGCGCAATATATAAGGATGAGCAGGTAAATAATTTTTTAAATTGGCTTTCCGGTTTAAAATGCGGTACGGATTATATCGAAAACCTATTCTAA
- a CDS encoding methyl-accepting chemotaxis protein: MADEQNIADNFSDLIDKIVVQYNKGVILDFVTSHSFKIIEESMDNLQEKFETILSAFEEIQKESSSSASNANYVDEMLSNVLKRRTVIQEEIHERVEEVEATAKNAENAASAFEVLKDRTAEVEDMLSGIKDVSVRTGILAINASIEAARAGSVGNGFRIIANEVRSLATQTGDFAKKIESKLEELNKSVDEINNSMTGFIELFSKFRKSFNGVLANLDENSATLKDAGFSLAEITASIKEQDITIREGFLSLKKIDNFLHDTSTILDAVQTSHEHLGTLLQQN; this comes from the coding sequence ATGGCTGATGAACAGAACATTGCCGATAATTTTAGTGATTTAATCGATAAGATTGTTGTACAATATAACAAAGGCGTTATTCTTGATTTTGTAACCTCTCATTCATTTAAAATTATTGAAGAATCTATGGATAATTTGCAGGAGAAGTTTGAAACTATCCTTTCCGCCTTTGAAGAAATACAAAAGGAAAGCAGCTCTTCTGCATCTAATGCCAATTATGTAGATGAAATGCTTTCTAATGTTTTAAAAAGAAGAACCGTAATTCAAGAAGAAATTCATGAGAGGGTTGAGGAAGTTGAAGCCACTGCGAAAAATGCAGAAAATGCAGCTTCCGCTTTTGAGGTGCTAAAGGACAGGACTGCGGAAGTTGAAGATATGCTGTCGGGTATTAAAGATGTTTCCGTAAGGACCGGTATTCTTGCAATCAATGCTTCAATTGAAGCCGCCCGTGCCGGAAGTGTCGGAAACGGGTTTAGAATTATTGCGAATGAGGTGCGCTCTCTCGCAACCCAGACCGGAGATTTTGCAAAAAAAATCGAATCAAAACTGGAAGAATTAAATAAATCGGTTGATGAAATAAACAATAGTATGACCGGTTTTATAGAACTTTTTTCAAAATTCAGAAAATCATTTAACGGTGTATTAGCTAATTTGGATGAAAACTCGGCAACCCTTAAAGATGCAGGTTTTTCGTTGGCCGAAATAACCGCTTCCATAAAAGAACAGGATATTACCATAAGGGAAGGCTTTTTGTCGTTAAAGAAGATCGATAACTTTTTACATGACACTTCGACAATTCTTGATGCAGTCCAAACAAGCCATGAACATCTAGGAACCTTGCTGCAGCAAAATTAA
- a CDS encoding SPFH domain-containing protein encodes MKKRTSFLIWLFILIALGGTAFFFGWMQFSVPAGSYGVMLSKSGGYHDRLIIPGEFMWRWERLVPTNSKILTFNLKAQDIEYKNEGALPSADKFGLVMEQKNDFRWKFALKISASVKPESLISLVKNASIKTQGDLDDFIRTRVEEAAQKSANEFIEYFLSNPEEYEKLKFQYAAFNDKITSDLKGKENTEIEIVSVELSSDFVIPDLKLYTTIRDVYSEYEKARSKVFTDLMIEEGKSAASSKFRMNDLKEWGELLKQYPQLIDFLAVARSDASETLKALRELKAKMSGAQVSGQ; translated from the coding sequence ATGAAAAAAAGAACTTCATTTTTAATTTGGCTTTTTATTTTGATTGCCTTGGGAGGTACCGCCTTTTTTTTCGGGTGGATGCAGTTTTCAGTTCCTGCCGGATCTTACGGCGTAATGCTTTCAAAGTCGGGAGGCTATCACGACAGGCTCATTATTCCGGGCGAATTTATGTGGCGATGGGAGAGGCTTGTCCCGACCAATTCAAAAATTCTTACCTTTAATTTAAAAGCCCAAGACATTGAGTATAAAAATGAAGGTGCCCTTCCTTCTGCTGATAAATTCGGTTTGGTGATGGAACAAAAAAACGATTTCCGCTGGAAGTTTGCTCTAAAGATTTCGGCTTCAGTAAAGCCTGAAAGTTTAATAAGCCTTGTTAAAAACGCTTCGATAAAAACCCAAGGCGATTTGGACGATTTTATTAGAACAAGAGTTGAAGAAGCCGCTCAAAAATCCGCAAACGAATTTATCGAGTATTTTTTATCCAATCCTGAAGAATATGAAAAGCTGAAATTTCAATATGCAGCCTTTAACGATAAAATCACTTCGGATCTAAAAGGCAAGGAGAATACCGAAATTGAAATTGTTTCGGTTGAGCTTTCTTCCGATTTTGTAATTCCCGATTTAAAACTGTATACGACAATAAGAGATGTTTATTCGGAATATGAAAAAGCAAGGAGCAAGGTCTTTACCGACCTTATGATTGAAGAAGGAAAATCCGCTGCCTCTTCAAAATTCCGAATGAATGATCTAAAAGAATGGGGCGAGCTTTTAAAGCAATATCCTCAGCTCATCGATTTTTTGGCCGTAGCAAGAAGCGATGCGAGCGAAACCCTCAAGGCCTTGCGCGAGCTTAAAGCTAAGATGAGCGGCGCTCAGGTCAGCGGGCAATAG
- a CDS encoding uracil-DNA glycosylase, with translation MKAEEKKTLYTFFRTASEYLSGFKTDEEYPDFADTVLPETVLSGREGADGLTIPLSDSDAESGFETLEKVYAQIASCKACRLCERRHNTVAGEGPCEFSNFDNKIEVMVIGEGPGADEDAQGRPFVGKAGQLLDKMLAAIELYRTHNCYITNVVKCRPPNNRDPLPDETAACRNYLNAQIALIRPKAILVVGRVALQNLLETQEGIGKMHGKFFEYQNIPLMATYHPSALLRDVNLKRPAWEDLKLFRSRLNELPQQID, from the coding sequence ATGAAAGCCGAAGAAAAAAAAACATTATACACATTTTTCCGCACAGCCTCGGAATATCTATCGGGTTTTAAAACCGATGAAGAATATCCCGATTTTGCCGATACCGTTCTCCCGGAGACGGTTCTCTCCGGTAGGGAAGGAGCGGACGGCTTAACAATTCCTTTAAGCGATTCGGATGCAGAAAGCGGTTTTGAAACTCTTGAAAAGGTCTATGCTCAAATTGCTTCCTGTAAGGCCTGCCGTCTATGCGAGAGGCGGCATAACACGGTTGCAGGCGAGGGGCCTTGCGAGTTTTCCAATTTTGATAATAAGATAGAAGTAATGGTCATAGGCGAGGGGCCGGGAGCCGATGAGGATGCACAAGGCCGTCCCTTTGTCGGTAAGGCCGGACAGCTTTTGGATAAGATGCTTGCCGCTATCGAATTATACCGCACCCATAATTGTTATATCACAAATGTTGTAAAGTGCAGACCGCCAAATAACCGCGACCCTCTGCCCGATGAAACGGCTGCGTGCAGAAATTATTTAAATGCTCAAATTGCTTTGATAAGGCCTAAGGCGATTCTTGTGGTTGGGCGGGTAGCTCTTCAAAACCTCTTGGAAACCCAGGAAGGAATAGGCAAGATGCACGGCAAGTTTTTTGAATACCAAAACATTCCGCTGATGGCGACCTATCACCCAAGTGCTCTTTTGAGAGATGTCAACTTAAAACGCCCTGCATGGGAAGACCTAAAACTCTTCCGTTCCCGCCTCAATGAATTGCCTCAACAAATTGATTGA
- the priA gene encoding replication restart helicase PriA gives MAKWLTLAFNLPLYQSFTYKNIEEDGGSLVGKRASVQLGSRNLIGFIIEESEVFPKDSPVGEDKIKPIKRVVDKETIFGQAQIELASWISHFYICSFGEALSAILPSGKREVSFENLKWGAEFEDKNFSLSDEQKDAVEKIVNSNKKEFFYLYGLTGSGKTEVFLKAAEKIIAEGKAVIYLVPEIGLTHQVISAAVKRFGSQAAVLHSGLTGSERLNQWMRIRRGEALMIVGARSAVFAPAKNIGLIIIDEEHDASYKSGSVPRYHARQTAMYLAVKHNCPVVMGSATPSLEAWNMIQNKKIKLLSLSKRLAGGSLPQIEIENISGLKGALSDRLISEIRKTKNEGKQTILFLNRRGFSHIFRCRSCGYEMLCKNCSVPMTFHKSENVMKCHYCGMQARPPSLCPECNSLDIGYAGVGTEFIEEEVSRSFPDCTVARIDTDTVSKKNSLENRLKDFKEGKIDILLGTQMIAKGLNFPKVRLVGIILADTGLQMPDFRAAERSFALITQAAGRAGRFSEDGLVIIQTLKPNHPSIVCAKNHEYEKFYEYELGQRKLLDFPPFKRLIRLVFRSKDLKKAELAAEGAANILKYILSSQNKDEAEIMGPSECVLSMIAGNHRQQILLRSSNFPLIQTATSRFVKEYKPMTGIYIEVDTDPVNLM, from the coding sequence ATGGCAAAATGGCTGACTCTTGCCTTTAATCTTCCACTCTACCAAAGCTTTACCTATAAAAACATAGAAGAAGACGGCGGAAGCCTTGTCGGAAAGAGGGCTTCTGTTCAACTCGGCTCAAGAAATTTGATAGGCTTTATAATAGAAGAATCCGAGGTGTTTCCTAAAGACAGCCCTGTGGGAGAAGATAAAATAAAGCCGATTAAACGAGTGGTCGACAAGGAAACAATTTTCGGGCAGGCACAGATAGAACTTGCCTCTTGGATTTCGCACTTTTATATATGCAGCTTCGGAGAAGCACTCTCCGCAATTCTTCCTTCGGGAAAAAGAGAAGTTTCTTTTGAAAACTTAAAATGGGGAGCCGAATTTGAAGATAAGAATTTTTCTCTTTCCGATGAACAAAAAGATGCCGTCGAAAAAATCGTAAACTCAAACAAAAAAGAATTCTTTTATTTATACGGCTTAACCGGTTCAGGGAAGACGGAAGTTTTTTTAAAGGCCGCCGAAAAGATAATCGCAGAAGGCAAGGCCGTCATCTACCTTGTTCCCGAAATAGGGCTTACCCATCAGGTCATAAGTGCGGCCGTAAAACGCTTCGGCTCTCAGGCTGCCGTTTTGCACTCAGGCCTTACGGGAAGCGAAAGGCTTAACCAATGGATGAGGATAAGACGGGGAGAAGCCCTGATGATTGTCGGGGCGAGGAGTGCCGTCTTTGCTCCTGCTAAAAACATAGGCCTTATCATAATCGATGAAGAGCATGATGCTTCATATAAGTCGGGTTCCGTGCCCCGCTACCATGCCCGCCAGACTGCGATGTACTTGGCCGTAAAGCATAATTGCCCCGTGGTAATGGGCTCTGCAACTCCATCGCTTGAAGCGTGGAATATGATTCAAAACAAAAAAATCAAACTCCTTTCCCTTTCAAAAAGACTTGCAGGCGGAAGCCTTCCTCAAATCGAAATAGAAAATATTTCCGGCTTAAAGGGAGCTTTGAGCGACAGGCTTATAAGCGAAATACGCAAAACCAAAAATGAAGGAAAACAAACAATTCTTTTTTTGAACAGGCGGGGCTTTTCCCATATTTTTCGATGCCGTTCCTGCGGCTATGAGATGCTTTGCAAAAACTGTTCCGTGCCGATGACCTTTCATAAAAGTGAAAATGTAATGAAATGCCACTATTGCGGAATGCAGGCAAGGCCGCCTTCTCTTTGCCCCGAATGTAATTCCCTCGATATAGGCTATGCCGGTGTCGGTACGGAATTTATCGAAGAAGAAGTTTCCCGCTCCTTCCCCGATTGCACGGTTGCGAGGATTGACACCGACACTGTTTCCAAAAAGAACAGTCTTGAAAACCGCTTAAAAGATTTTAAGGAGGGGAAAATAGATATCCTCCTCGGAACTCAGATGATAGCAAAGGGTTTGAATTTTCCGAAAGTAAGGCTGGTCGGAATTATCCTTGCAGACACGGGGCTTCAAATGCCCGACTTTAGAGCCGCCGAAAGGAGTTTCGCACTTATCACTCAGGCGGCAGGAAGGGCAGGGCGGTTCAGCGAGGACGGGCTTGTCATTATTCAAACCCTAAAGCCTAACCATCCTTCGATTGTCTGTGCAAAAAATCACGAGTACGAAAAGTTTTATGAATATGAACTCGGGCAAAGAAAGCTCTTGGATTTTCCGCCCTTTAAGCGTCTGATTCGTTTGGTCTTTAGAAGCAAGGACTTAAAAAAAGCCGAGCTGGCCGCAGAAGGTGCCGCGAACATTCTAAAATATATTCTGTCTTCACAAAACAAAGACGAAGCCGAAATAATGGGACCCTCGGAATGTGTCCTATCGATGATAGCCGGAAATCACCGCCAACAGATTTTGCTCCGCTCTTCAAATTTCCCCCTAATCCAAACCGCCACCTCCCGTTTTGTAAAAGAATATAAACCTATGACAGGCATCTACATCGAGGTCGACACCGATCCGGTCAATCTTATGTGA
- the prfA gene encoding peptide chain release factor 1: protein MKERLDNLRNRLVEVEKEVENPNLIKDVAKYKETMREHSYLSKLMEEYDNYLSIEKQIEDSKLLIQEESDAELKEMAREELHSLEAAFEKSEADLKMLLIPPDPLEEKNIIMEIRGGTGGDEAALFAADLFRMYTHYAEMKNWKYEVLSLNETELGGYKEITFSISGKYVYGSLRYESGVHRVQRVPETEGSGRIHTSAVTVAVLPEAEETEIEINQEDLRIDVMRAGGPGGQCVNTTDSAVRITHIPTGLVVICQDEKSQIKNKAKAMRVLRSRLYDLEESKKQAERAQNRKSQVGSGDRSERIRTYNFPQNRVTDHRINLTLYKLDAVMQGALDELIDALCIAAREEMMKAADHHLEHK, encoded by the coding sequence ATGAAAGAACGATTGGATAATTTAAGAAACAGACTTGTCGAAGTCGAAAAAGAAGTTGAAAACCCTAACCTTATTAAAGATGTTGCAAAATATAAAGAAACCATGAGGGAACACTCCTATCTTTCAAAATTGATGGAAGAATACGATAACTATCTTTCTATCGAAAAGCAGATAGAAGATTCCAAGCTTCTCATTCAAGAAGAAAGCGATGCCGAGCTTAAAGAGATGGCGAGGGAAGAGCTGCATTCTCTTGAAGCCGCCTTTGAAAAAAGCGAGGCCGATCTCAAGATGCTTTTAATTCCGCCAGATCCTCTTGAAGAAAAAAATATTATTATGGAAATACGCGGCGGTACAGGAGGAGATGAAGCTGCCCTCTTTGCGGCCGACCTTTTTAGAATGTACACCCACTATGCCGAAATGAAAAACTGGAAGTACGAGGTTTTGTCCCTAAACGAAACCGAGCTCGGCGGTTACAAGGAAATTACTTTTTCCATTTCAGGAAAGTATGTTTACGGAAGTCTCCGCTATGAGTCGGGCGTTCACCGCGTTCAGCGTGTTCCTGAAACGGAGGGCTCAGGCCGCATTCACACAAGTGCCGTAACCGTTGCGGTTTTGCCCGAAGCCGAAGAAACCGAAATCGAAATCAATCAAGAAGATTTGCGTATCGATGTTATGCGTGCAGGCGGCCCGGGCGGTCAGTGCGTTAATACCACGGACTCGGCAGTCCGCATTACCCACATACCCACAGGCCTTGTCGTTATTTGTCAGGATGAAAAAAGCCAGATTAAAAATAAGGCAAAGGCTATGCGTGTTTTGCGAAGCCGCCTTTATGATTTGGAAGAAAGTAAAAAGCAGGCAGAACGGGCTCAAAACAGAAAAAGTCAGGTCGGTTCCGGCGACCGCTCCGAGCGTATCCGCACCTATAACTTTCCGCAAAACCGCGTAACCGATCACCGCATTAACTTAACCCTTTACAAATTGGATGCGGTCATGCAGGGTGCCCTCGACGAATTAATCGATGCCCTCTGTATAGCCGCCCGCGAAGAAATGATGAAGGCCGCAGACCATCACTTGGAGCATAAATAA
- the prmC gene encoding peptide chain release factor N(5)-glutamine methyltransferase, protein MLFFTVKDARLFAAHSFLSSHLLKRNGYGRNEALFDADILIAHLLKKERSWLLSHSYFDFLPYKNEFEVFVKKRSSGLPIAYLTGTKDFFGRTFYVNENVLIPKPDTETLVELALNFAKEKLKKNESLFVLDICTGTGCIGLSLTAELYEIAFIQNNFDKPQRAQRMQSYFDKSFFLVLADISEEALKVCKKNMDSLLPQSLYKRVLAVRADLRFSFPCVPESKRSYDLITANPPYVPSKLTESLLEDGRSEPRLALDGGIEGLDLIPPLAQNSYLSLNPGGKLFVEVGEYHAAQAAEIFRNAGFSQVQIHKDLAGSDRVIECTKLKNMI, encoded by the coding sequence ATGCTTTTTTTTACCGTAAAGGATGCCCGTCTTTTTGCTGCTCATTCCTTCCTTTCTTCGCACCTTTTAAAAAGGAACGGATACGGAAGGAATGAGGCTCTCTTTGATGCCGATATTTTGATAGCTCATCTTTTAAAAAAAGAACGCTCATGGCTTTTGTCTCATTCCTATTTTGATTTTTTACCCTACAAAAATGAGTTTGAAGTTTTTGTAAAGAAGAGAAGTTCAGGTCTCCCCATTGCCTATTTAACCGGAACAAAAGATTTTTTCGGGAGAACTTTTTATGTAAATGAAAATGTGCTTATCCCCAAGCCCGACACCGAAACCTTGGTAGAGCTTGCATTGAATTTTGCAAAGGAAAAATTAAAAAAAAATGAGTCTCTCTTTGTTTTGGATATTTGCACGGGGACAGGCTGTATAGGCCTATCCCTTACGGCGGAGCTTTATGAAATTGCTTTTATACAAAATAATTTTGATAAACCGCAGAGGGCACAAAGAATGCAAAGTTATTTTGATAAAAGTTTTTTTTTAGTTCTTGCGGATATTTCGGAAGAGGCTTTAAAAGTTTGTAAAAAGAATATGGATTCTCTTTTGCCTCAATCTCTTTATAAGAGGGTTCTTGCAGTAAGAGCCGATCTGCGTTTTTCTTTTCCCTGCGTACCGGAGTCAAAACGAAGCTACGATTTGATAACTGCAAATCCGCCATACGTTCCGTCAAAGCTTACGGAAAGCCTTTTAGAAGACGGCCGCTCTGAACCCCGCCTTGCCCTTGACGGCGGTATTGAAGGGCTGGACTTAATTCCGCCCTTGGCACAAAATTCTTATTTAAGCTTAAACCCCGGCGGGAAACTTTTTGTTGAAGTAGGCGAATACCATGCAGCCCAAGCTGCCGAGATTTTTAGAAACGCAGGTTTTTCGCAAGTTCAAATTCATAAAGACCTTGCAGGCAGTGACCGAGTCATAGAGTGCACAAAATTAAAAAATATGATATAA
- a CDS encoding ATP-binding protein gives MSGIRRLPIGVQSFEVMRNDGFVYVDKTEYVVKLAAESRVFFLSRPRRFGKSLFLSTLKAYFLGKKELFKGLYIEGAEQKRAQIEGREAWVKYPVLYLDFNAGIYDSKEGLVNRLLSFFNEYEQLYESSGLDIPDRFRNLIKKAYEKTGKQAVILVDEYDKPLLETMIINEPLNEEYRRILKGFYGVIKSCDEYLRFAFLTGVTKFSKVSIFSDLNNLRDISLEKDYSDICGITEIELKQSFKPEIEALAENLKLSYEETLALLKKRYDGYFFHPEGESVYNPFSLLNAFIKKETSSYWFSTGTPTFLVRTLEKQKDVSIRDILEDAEMSENALQDYRPDMNNPIPILFQSGYLTLKDYDERLDLYKLGFPNDEVKYGFLDNLVPAYTSISKDSSGLFIGNFVRAIEKGDIESFMKRMYTACAGLPYSLASKENIQMRERDYQIAFYIIFSLMGQFVQTEVVSSKGRADCIVHTNDTVYIFEFKLMNSGTPKEAIQQIKEKGYAEPYKTGGKKIVLIGAVFADGIDEETASTWEAEAL, from the coding sequence ATGTCGGGTATCCGAAGATTGCCTATAGGCGTTCAAAGTTTTGAGGTTATGCGTAATGACGGTTTTGTTTATGTAGATAAAACCGAATATGTGGTAAAGCTTGCAGCTGAAAGCCGTGTGTTTTTTTTAAGCCGTCCGCGAAGGTTTGGAAAAAGCCTTTTTCTTTCTACCTTAAAGGCTTATTTTTTAGGCAAAAAAGAGCTTTTTAAAGGGCTCTATATCGAAGGCGCGGAACAAAAGCGCGCTCAAATAGAAGGCAGAGAAGCATGGGTGAAGTATCCCGTTCTATACTTGGATTTTAATGCAGGGATTTATGATTCAAAGGAGGGGCTTGTAAACCGTCTCCTTTCATTTTTTAATGAATATGAACAACTTTACGAGAGCTCTGGTCTCGATATCCCTGACCGCTTTAGAAACCTAATAAAAAAGGCCTACGAAAAAACAGGTAAGCAGGCGGTCATCCTTGTAGACGAATACGATAAACCCCTCCTTGAAACTATGATTATAAATGAGCCTCTAAATGAAGAATACCGCCGTATCTTAAAGGGGTTTTACGGTGTAATAAAATCATGCGACGAGTATCTCCGTTTTGCATTTTTAACGGGGGTTACCAAATTCAGTAAAGTCAGTATCTTCAGCGATCTAAACAATTTGAGGGACATATCTCTCGAAAAAGATTATTCAGATATCTGCGGTATCACTGAAATCGAATTGAAGCAATCTTTTAAACCCGAAATTGAAGCCTTGGCGGAAAATCTTAAGCTAAGTTATGAAGAAACTCTTGCTCTTCTAAAAAAGCGTTATGACGGATATTTTTTTCATCCTGAAGGAGAGAGCGTATACAACCCCTTTAGTTTGCTTAATGCCTTTATAAAAAAGGAAACAAGCTCTTATTGGTTTTCGACCGGAACCCCTACTTTTTTGGTCAGAACCTTAGAAAAGCAAAAAGATGTATCGATCCGCGATATTTTAGAAGATGCCGAAATGAGTGAAAACGCCTTACAGGATTACCGCCCCGATATGAATAACCCTATACCTATTCTATTCCAATCGGGCTATCTTACCTTAAAAGATTATGATGAAAGACTAGACTTGTACAAACTGGGCTTTCCTAATGATGAGGTAAAATACGGCTTTTTAGATAACCTTGTTCCCGCTTACACTTCAATCTCAAAGGATTCAAGCGGTTTATTTATAGGGAATTTTGTAAGAGCCATCGAGAAGGGCGATATCGAATCTTTTATGAAAAGAATGTATACTGCCTGTGCCGGGCTTCCCTACAGCTTGGCTTCAAAAGAAAATATTCAGATGAGGGAAAGAGATTATCAGATAGCCTTTTATATAATCTTTAGCCTGATGGGACAGTTTGTTCAAACCGAAGTAGTAAGCTCAAAAGGCAGGGCTGACTGTATAGTTCACACGAATGATACGGTCTACATCTTTGAGTTTAAGCTGATGAATTCGGGTACGCCTAAAGAAGCTATTC